A section of the Pseudanabaena mucicola str. Chao 1806 genome encodes:
- the pnp gene encoding polyribonucleotide nucleotidyltransferase, translating into MDAVTKIIPFYGREIKLRIGTFAPQAGGSVLVQCGETAILVTATRGPAREGVDFVPLLVDYEERLYAAGRIPGGFLRREGRPPEKATLICRLIDRPMRPLFPNWLRDDVQIVATTMAIDEKVPPDVLAVTGASIAAQIAGLPFSGPMAGVRVGLVGDEFIINPTYAEVEAGDLDLVVAGTSEGIIMVEAGANQLPEADMIEAIDFGYEAVQELIKAQLDLIQELGIAPSDLTPPETDSTLENFIADQVKDKVAQVVASCERDRNVRDANLDAIKAELLEVIAALPDEDPIKLASDKKVISSTYKELTKKLMRSQVIEQNIRIDGRKLDEVRPIWTEVSVLPRVHGSGLFNRGLTQVLSIATLGTPGDAQELDDLHPDAKKRYMHHYNFPPYSVGEARPMRSPGRREIGHGALAERALEPVLPPKDKFPYILRVVSEVLSSNGSTSMGSVCGSTLALMDAGVPISKPVSGVAMGLIKEGDEVRILTDIQGIEDFLGDMDFKVAGTDTGITALQMDMKITSISMNTVREAITQAKTGRAHIMQKMLEILPEPRLQLSPYAPRLLTIRIDPEQIGMIIGPGGKNIKGITEETGAKIDIEDDGTVMISSMSGEGALKAKRIIENMTRRVGSGDVYLGKVTRIIPIGAFVEFLPGKEGMVHISQLAEGRVGKVEDEVAVGDEVLIKIREVDSRGRFNLTRLGIHPDEAAAARAAAANT; encoded by the coding sequence ATGGATGCCGTAACAAAAATTATCCCTTTTTATGGCAGGGAAATTAAATTAAGAATTGGTACGTTTGCGCCCCAAGCTGGTGGCTCAGTATTAGTCCAGTGTGGGGAAACCGCAATCTTAGTGACAGCGACCAGAGGTCCTGCTCGTGAAGGTGTAGATTTTGTACCCCTCCTTGTTGATTACGAAGAGCGTTTATATGCCGCAGGTCGGATTCCTGGTGGCTTCTTGCGCCGTGAAGGTAGACCACCTGAAAAAGCAACTCTAATTTGCCGTTTAATTGATCGCCCGATGCGTCCTTTATTCCCTAATTGGTTGCGCGATGATGTGCAGATCGTTGCCACGACAATGGCGATCGACGAAAAAGTGCCCCCCGATGTCTTGGCAGTAACAGGAGCATCGATCGCAGCTCAAATTGCAGGATTGCCCTTTAGTGGACCCATGGCGGGTGTGCGCGTTGGCTTAGTTGGTGATGAATTTATCATTAATCCAACCTATGCAGAAGTAGAAGCAGGCGACCTTGATCTAGTAGTGGCTGGTACTTCTGAAGGGATCATCATGGTGGAGGCAGGGGCAAACCAGTTGCCTGAAGCGGACATGATTGAGGCGATCGATTTTGGCTATGAGGCTGTGCAAGAGCTAATCAAAGCCCAACTTGATCTAATCCAAGAGTTAGGGATTGCGCCATCAGACCTGACCCCTCCTGAAACCGATTCCACTCTAGAAAACTTTATTGCGGATCAAGTTAAGGATAAAGTTGCCCAAGTAGTTGCTAGCTGTGAAAGGGATCGCAATGTCCGTGATGCTAACCTCGATGCGATCAAAGCCGAGCTACTAGAAGTAATTGCCGCGTTGCCCGATGAAGATCCTATCAAACTAGCATCTGATAAGAAGGTGATTAGCTCGACCTACAAGGAACTGACCAAAAAACTGATGCGATCGCAGGTGATCGAGCAGAATATCCGCATTGATGGACGCAAACTTGATGAAGTTCGCCCCATCTGGACAGAGGTCAGCGTATTGCCTCGTGTGCATGGTAGTGGGCTATTTAACCGTGGGCTAACCCAAGTCCTATCGATCGCCACCCTTGGAACTCCTGGTGATGCACAGGAGCTTGACGACCTGCATCCTGATGCCAAGAAGCGCTATATGCATCATTACAACTTCCCGCCCTACTCTGTGGGTGAAGCTAGACCGATGCGATCGCCAGGTCGTCGTGAAATTGGTCACGGAGCCCTAGCCGAACGCGCCCTTGAGCCTGTATTACCACCTAAGGATAAATTTCCCTATATTCTGAGAGTTGTATCCGAAGTCTTGTCCTCCAATGGTTCCACCTCAATGGGTTCCGTTTGCGGTTCGACCCTTGCATTGATGGATGCAGGTGTGCCGATCTCTAAACCTGTAAGCGGTGTAGCGATGGGCTTGATCAAAGAAGGGGATGAAGTTCGTATCTTGACTGACATTCAAGGGATCGAAGATTTCCTTGGTGACATGGACTTCAAGGTCGCAGGTACTGATACAGGTATCACAGCGCTGCAAATGGATATGAAGATTACTAGCATCTCCATGAATACAGTGCGTGAAGCGATCACCCAAGCCAAAACTGGTCGCGCTCACATCATGCAAAAGATGCTGGAAATTCTTCCTGAGCCAAGACTACAGCTATCACCCTATGCGCCACGCTTGCTAACAATTCGCATTGATCCAGAGCAAATCGGCATGATTATTGGTCCTGGTGGTAAAAACATCAAGGGCATCACCGAGGAGACTGGAGCCAAGATCGATATTGAAGATGATGGTACAGTGATGATTTCCTCAATGAGTGGCGAAGGTGCGCTCAAGGCAAAACGCATCATCGAAAATATGACCCGTCGCGTTGGTTCAGGTGATGTCTATTTGGGTAAGGTCACAAGGATTATTCCCATTGGTGCGTTTGTTGAGTTTCTCCCTGGTAAGGAAGGAATGGTACATATTTCCCAATTGGCGGAAGGTCGTGTGGGCAAAGTCGAAGATGAAGTGGCCGTTGGTGATGAAGTCTTAATTAAAATTCGCGAAGTAGATAGTCGCGGACGCTTCAATCTCACTCGTCTGGGTATTCATCCCGATGAGGCAGCAGCAGCAAGAGCAGCAGCAGCTAATACATAA
- a CDS encoding nuclease-related domain-containing protein, producing MLLVRRTHVNLRLVNADDVCQIDHLVLHRYGMIIIESKSVTTRVEVNEHGEWKRWFNNAWQGMPSPILQAQRQGKFLKDYLENHVENLLNKNLLGNQTHFMKMPIDVLVAISDAGIINRPQNEKLDLVCKADQVPDKVKEIATEYRKKDSLFNLSLEIPYEFAKDEIPRISQFLVTSHKPAATHKKTVSVAPKGIQKPEIKTKPIIKEAKPTAKNICSHCQSLNLSILYVHSYFFKCNDCGKNTAIKNLCPSCGDREKVRKSSLQFFTECEKCRTSRLFHTNSTNT from the coding sequence TTGCTTTTAGTTCGTCGAACTCACGTTAATCTACGGTTAGTAAATGCTGATGATGTTTGTCAGATCGATCATTTGGTATTACATCGTTATGGAATGATAATTATCGAGAGTAAAAGCGTTACTACTCGTGTTGAGGTTAATGAGCATGGTGAGTGGAAGCGTTGGTTTAATAACGCTTGGCAAGGAATGCCATCACCAATTTTGCAGGCACAACGACAGGGGAAATTTCTTAAAGATTATTTGGAGAATCATGTTGAGAATCTTCTAAATAAGAACCTTTTGGGCAATCAAACCCATTTTATGAAAATGCCAATTGATGTTTTGGTCGCAATTTCTGATGCTGGAATTATCAATCGTCCTCAGAATGAAAAGCTCGATCTTGTTTGTAAGGCGGATCAAGTTCCTGATAAGGTTAAAGAGATCGCAACGGAATATCGGAAAAAAGATAGTCTCTTCAACCTTAGCTTAGAGATTCCCTATGAGTTTGCTAAAGATGAAATCCCAAGAATTAGTCAATTTTTGGTAACTAGCCACAAACCAGCCGCAACTCACAAAAAAACTGTTTCGGTTGCGCCTAAGGGTATTCAGAAACCAGAAATCAAGACTAAGCCGATCATTAAAGAAGCAAAGCCAACTGCAAAGAACATCTGTTCCCATTGTCAAAGTCTGAATCTGTCAATTTTGTATGTTCATAGTTACTTCTTTAAATGTAACGATTGTGGCAAAAATACAGCGATTAAAAATTTATGTCCATCCTGTGGCGATCGCGAGAAAGTCAGAAAAAGCAGCCTACAGTTTTTTACTGAATGCGAAAAATGTCGTACTTCACGCTTATTTCATACCAACTCAACAAACACCTAA
- a CDS encoding ferritin-like domain-containing protein, which produces MTVAYPRKLRGQLSAQDILDQVVRQREIHMVTINRYRFNEQRSCKDLTDLIERLDGKPRDLIKDLSHHIADESRHALWLTDLLYELGEEIGTPPGTSYIDEFERLISYETIGNDPEDGIIESLAAINVTEKRGCEYFAAHVRSLQKAEQTPENIKIRETIERILPEEVAHVRWGNRKLAEIAKKSEAHYAKVDTAKRKYAAIEQAAYESGMDVLAGAEVRRMENLMKIADTLPIWQRPQYIIDQLPKTLLSPELQKARIELARKAWGKDPSSFVEKFIPMFFNANLKDTAHKAGTY; this is translated from the coding sequence ATGACTGTTGCATATCCTCGCAAACTTCGTGGACAGCTAAGCGCCCAAGACATTCTCGATCAAGTGGTGCGTCAGCGTGAAATCCACATGGTAACGATCAATCGCTACCGTTTTAATGAGCAGCGTAGCTGCAAAGACCTTACCGACTTGATTGAGAGACTAGATGGCAAGCCAAGGGATTTAATTAAAGACTTATCGCACCATATTGCCGATGAATCTCGTCATGCCCTCTGGCTGACCGATCTACTCTATGAACTTGGTGAAGAGATTGGTACTCCCCCAGGTACTTCCTACATTGATGAGTTTGAGCGCCTGATTAGCTATGAAACCATCGGGAATGATCCAGAAGATGGAATCATTGAGTCCTTAGCAGCGATCAATGTCACAGAAAAGCGCGGTTGTGAATACTTTGCAGCTCATGTGCGATCGCTCCAAAAAGCAGAGCAAACCCCCGAAAATATTAAGATTCGCGAAACTATCGAAAGGATTCTTCCTGAAGAAGTGGCTCACGTTCGTTGGGGCAATCGCAAGCTTGCGGAAATTGCTAAAAAAAGTGAAGCTCACTACGCCAAGGTTGATACCGCTAAGCGCAAATATGCCGCGATCGAGCAAGCAGCCTATGAATCAGGAATGGATGTTCTTGCTGGTGCTGAGGTTCGCCGCATGGAGAACTTGATGAAGATTGCCGATACATTGCCAATCTGGCAACGTCCTCAATATATCATCGATCAACTGCCTAAGACCCTATTATCGCCTGAATTGCAAAAGGCAAGAATCGAGCTTGCTCGCAAAGCATGGGGAAAAGACCCTTCTTCTTTTGTGGAAAAGTTTATTCCCATGTTCTTTAATGCCAATCTCAAAGATACAGCGCATAAGGCTGGAACCTATTAG
- the argC gene encoding N-acetyl-gamma-glutamyl-phosphate reductase — MSAQNRIPVGIIGASGYGGIQLVRLLLEHPLVDITYMGGSGSVGQNFADLYPHISHAVNLPIENLEPEEVADRAQVVFLSLPNGLASKIAPRLLAKGCKVLDLSADYRFTDLQVYESWYKETRTDGEVNSKAVYGLPEIYRDRIATANLVGCAGCYPTASLLALQPLLKQGLVDPSTIIIDAKSGTSGGGRQPKTNLLLAEADGSLGAYGIANHRHTPEIEQVCSDLAGQEVLVQFTPHLIPMIRGILSTVYAKLRDPGLVKDDILTIYKSFYRNSEWVQVLPKNIFPQTKWALGTNLCYLGVEVDPRTGRVIVVSAIDNLMKGQAAQAVQCMNIMMGWEESLALPKLTFYP; from the coding sequence ATGAGCGCACAGAATCGTATCCCTGTAGGTATTATTGGCGCATCAGGTTACGGTGGCATCCAATTGGTCAGATTGCTGCTAGAACATCCATTAGTGGACATTACCTATATGGGTGGAAGCGGTTCTGTTGGTCAAAATTTTGCGGATCTCTATCCACATATTTCCCATGCTGTAAATTTACCAATCGAAAATCTCGAACCAGAAGAGGTCGCCGATCGCGCCCAAGTCGTGTTTTTATCATTACCAAATGGTCTAGCGAGCAAAATTGCTCCAAGGCTATTAGCTAAGGGCTGCAAAGTACTGGATCTGTCTGCCGATTATCGCTTTACCGATCTGCAAGTCTATGAATCTTGGTACAAAGAAACACGCACCGATGGCGAGGTCAATTCTAAAGCTGTGTATGGTTTGCCAGAAATTTACCGCGATCGCATTGCTACAGCCAATCTTGTCGGTTGTGCAGGTTGTTATCCAACGGCAAGCTTATTAGCTTTACAACCTTTGCTCAAACAGGGATTAGTTGATCCTAGTACGATCATTATTGATGCTAAGTCAGGAACATCAGGTGGCGGTCGTCAACCGAAAACCAATTTATTGCTAGCCGAAGCTGACGGATCTCTGGGAGCTTACGGAATTGCAAACCATCGCCATACGCCTGAAATAGAACAGGTTTGTAGTGATCTGGCGGGTCAAGAGGTACTAGTACAATTTACTCCGCACTTAATTCCGATGATACGCGGCATTCTATCGACGGTATATGCCAAATTACGCGACCCCGGGTTAGTTAAGGACGATATTCTCACGATCTATAAATCCTTTTATCGCAATTCTGAATGGGTACAGGTATTACCCAAAAATATCTTCCCTCAAACGAAATGGGCTTTAGGTACAAATCTCTGTTATCTCGGTGTGGAAGTCGATCCGCGCACAGGTCGCGTCATTGTCGTTTCAGCGATCGATAATCTGATGAAAGGTCAAGCCGCCCAAGCGGTACAATGCATGAATATCATGATGGGTTGGGAAGAGTCATTAGCTTTACCAAAGCTAACTTTCTATCCATAA
- a CDS encoding universal stress protein, producing MFKTVLFPLNRSQETRQAVAIAINLIQKYQAQLYVLSVTEPDAKDSDRTSSQDLIEEVKTYFAEVGISVHTKVAEGKTAFVICDFADEINADLIVMGSRGVSLTEEHPEEHSVSQKVINLSPCPVLVVP from the coding sequence ATGTTCAAAACTGTTTTATTCCCTTTAAACAGAAGTCAAGAAACCCGCCAAGCTGTAGCTATCGCGATCAATCTGATACAGAAATATCAGGCGCAACTATATGTACTGTCGGTTACTGAACCTGATGCTAAAGATAGTGATCGCACTTCATCCCAAGATTTAATCGAAGAAGTCAAGACTTATTTTGCCGAAGTCGGTATTTCAGTTCATACCAAAGTTGCTGAGGGCAAGACTGCTTTTGTAATTTGCGATTTTGCCGATGAAATTAATGCTGACCTAATTGTTATGGGTTCACGGGGAGTTAGCTTGACAGAAGAACATCCTGAGGAGCATAGCGTAAGCCAGAAGGTTATAAACTTGTCTCCTTGTCCTGTTCTCGTCGTGCCATAA
- a CDS encoding cysteine desulfurase family protein, with protein MQIYLDHSATSPVRPEVIELMTEVMRSQWGNPSSLHAWGERSTMAIERARLQVASLLNADPEGIIFTSGGTEADNMALMGIARLYQTPQHIIISSVEHSAVRLSAQYLEQHGWEITRLSVDRDGKVSPQDLGRSLRPNTVLVSVIAAQNEVGTIQPIDKLGQICRNANVPFHTDAVQAITKMSINVQTLPIDLLSLSAHKFYGVQGIGALYVNPLIIQKNGLVPLNLGGGQERGYRSGTQAVAAIAGLGLAAELAAKELVSESQRLTKLRDHLYALLTDIPDLIPTGSSNRLPHHLSFYHKYLDGRRLVRELNYAGIAISSGSACSSGAIEPSAILLAMGYSDSEARNSIRITLGKSTTEADIEWTALAIHQILSRV; from the coding sequence ATGCAAATATACCTAGATCATAGTGCTACTAGTCCTGTACGCCCCGAAGTCATTGAGCTGATGACAGAAGTAATGCGATCTCAATGGGGCAATCCCTCTAGCCTCCATGCGTGGGGTGAGCGTTCTACCATGGCGATCGAACGGGCGCGGTTGCAGGTGGCAAGTTTATTAAACGCCGATCCTGAAGGGATTATTTTTACTTCTGGGGGAACAGAGGCAGACAATATGGCTTTGATGGGGATTGCACGGCTATATCAAACACCACAGCACATAATCATCTCATCGGTGGAGCATTCTGCTGTACGTTTGTCTGCTCAGTACTTAGAGCAACATGGTTGGGAAATTACCAGATTATCTGTTGATCGCGATGGGAAAGTATCACCACAAGATTTAGGTCGATCTCTACGTCCGAATACAGTACTGGTGTCAGTAATTGCTGCTCAAAATGAAGTGGGGACAATTCAACCAATTGATAAGCTTGGTCAAATTTGTCGTAATGCCAATGTGCCATTTCATACTGATGCGGTGCAAGCGATTACCAAAATGAGCATCAATGTCCAGACTTTACCGATCGATCTGTTATCTCTTTCCGCTCATAAGTTCTATGGTGTACAGGGCATTGGCGCGTTATATGTTAATCCGTTAATTATTCAAAAAAATGGACTAGTTCCTCTCAACCTAGGTGGTGGACAGGAACGTGGTTATCGCTCAGGGACGCAGGCTGTTGCCGCGATCGCAGGATTAGGACTTGCGGCTGAACTAGCAGCCAAGGAATTAGTGAGCGAATCACAACGTTTGACAAAATTGCGTGATCACCTCTATGCATTACTAACTGATATTCCTGATCTTATTCCCACGGGCAGCTCTAACCGCTTACCCCATCATCTGAGCTTTTACCATAAATACCTTGATGGTCGTCGGCTTGTGCGTGAACTCAATTACGCAGGGATTGCAATTAGTTCTGGTTCGGCATGTAGTAGCGGCGCGATCGAGCCAAGCGCAATCTTATTAGCAATGGGATATTCGGATTCCGAAGCTAGAAACAGTATCCGCATCACCCTCGGCAAATCCACCACCGAAGCCGATATCGAGTGGACAGCATTAGCAATACATCAAATTCTAAGCCGAGTTTAA
- the thiL gene encoding thiamine-phosphate kinase: protein MTEKIKDLGEQGLLKIFRQYCSAVVGDDAAPMGGTLAEHQMVVTTDMLVDGVHFSDRTTSPEDVGWRAAAVNLSDLAAMGAKPWGLVMSVGLPSDTTVEWIEGVYRGFSECLRTYGTELVGGDTVRSPMRTLSVTAFGQVRQSQVIHRHTAKVGDAIVVTGLHGLSKAGLEMLLDENLQEKLLAPLKIGNRILAGKELGQAICRYHQRPTPRFDAIALLHKLLKQHNHLKDFPISGMDSSDGLADAIAQICRASQVGAKVFWRSLPIHRAIRILAGDSALDWVLYGGEDFELILCMPFKLAEPFVHQLPNSAIIGEIIEGNQIDGLEMRSAFQHFAN, encoded by the coding sequence ATGACAGAAAAGATTAAAGATTTAGGTGAACAAGGATTGCTGAAAATCTTTCGGCAATATTGTAGTGCAGTTGTTGGCGACGATGCCGCACCGATGGGGGGGACTTTAGCTGAGCATCAGATGGTCGTAACTACGGATATGTTGGTGGATGGTGTGCATTTTAGCGATCGCACTACCAGTCCTGAAGATGTCGGTTGGCGTGCTGCTGCTGTGAATTTATCAGATCTAGCCGCAATGGGCGCTAAACCTTGGGGGTTAGTCATGTCTGTGGGCTTACCGTCTGATACCACGGTTGAGTGGATTGAAGGTGTTTATCGTGGCTTTAGTGAATGTTTACGAACCTATGGCACAGAATTAGTCGGTGGGGATACTGTGCGATCGCCAATGCGGACATTATCAGTAACTGCTTTCGGACAGGTTCGCCAAAGTCAAGTTATCCATAGGCATACTGCAAAAGTGGGCGATGCCATCGTGGTGACAGGACTGCATGGTCTTTCCAAGGCAGGGTTAGAAATGCTATTGGATGAAAACTTACAAGAGAAACTATTAGCGCCCTTAAAAATTGGTAATCGGATTTTGGCGGGGAAAGAGCTAGGGCAAGCAATTTGTCGATATCATCAACGTCCAACACCGCGTTTTGATGCGATCGCCCTTTTACATAAATTGCTTAAACAACATAATCATTTAAAGGACTTCCCAATCTCAGGTATGGATAGCAGCGATGGGCTAGCCGATGCGATCGCCCAAATTTGTCGAGCTAGTCAAGTCGGCGCAAAAGTATTTTGGCGTTCATTACCAATTCATCGAGCTATCCGTATTCTGGCAGGCGATAGCGCATTAGATTGGGTCTTGTATGGGGGAGAAGACTTTGAACTTATTTTATGTATGCCCTTTAAACTTGCCGAACCATTTGTGCATCAACTACCAAATTCGGCAATTATTGGCGAGATTATTGAAGGCAATCAAATTGATGGATTAGAAATGCGATCGGCTTTTCAGCATTTCGCAAATTAA
- a CDS encoding AbrB family transcriptional regulator translates to MTDIVTTPLTGKALLQKAKELNNLPKREQAKKCGYFTRGKDGVDRVNLTEFYEAVLAARGFAINPEQNKDGRGREPTFRVSVHKNGQIVIGSTYTKSMGLNEGDEFEIKLGYKHIHLIQLTNDQPEDGEE, encoded by the coding sequence ATGACAGACATTGTAACTACTCCTTTAACAGGAAAGGCTCTCCTTCAAAAGGCAAAAGAGCTAAATAACTTGCCTAAACGTGAACAAGCCAAAAAATGTGGTTATTTCACTAGGGGAAAAGATGGCGTAGACCGAGTTAATTTGACAGAATTTTACGAAGCTGTACTTGCTGCTAGAGGTTTTGCCATTAATCCTGAACAGAATAAAGATGGTCGAGGGCGCGAACCAACTTTCCGTGTTAGTGTTCATAAGAATGGTCAAATCGTGATTGGTTCCACCTATACAAAGTCAATGGGGTTGAATGAAGGGGATGAGTTTGAAATTAAACTAGGATATAAGCATATCCACCTGATTCAGTTGACTAATGATCAACCAGAGGATGGCGAAGAATAA
- a CDS encoding IS982 family transposase, with protein MDNIVSHLDITQIFCEVDDFCQSFEKHWQEQPMLPSMIGERKSQSRMRLSEVMTIVIGFHGSGYKTFKEFYTMTVLPFWRKAFPHLVSYTRFVELMPWTLMLLCCFLHTRKGEVTGISFIDSTPIDVCVNCRAHAHKVFKGMVNWGKNSVGWHFGFKLHVIVNDKGELLAFKLTPANVDDREPVPDMTQDLFGKLFGDRGYISQKLFEQLYQQGLELITKRKKKMKNCLVKLIDKILLRKRAIIEAVNDQLKNISQIEHSRHRSFFNFLVNLLAGLVAYSYRETKPALDLQVKGLPALPPACF; from the coding sequence ATGGACAATATCGTATCGCACTTGGATATCACCCAAATCTTCTGTGAAGTCGATGATTTCTGCCAAAGTTTTGAAAAACACTGGCAAGAGCAACCAATGTTACCGTCAATGATAGGAGAAAGGAAAAGCCAGTCACGAATGAGACTAAGTGAAGTGATGACCATCGTGATTGGCTTTCATGGGTCAGGATACAAGACATTCAAAGAGTTCTACACGATGACCGTATTACCATTTTGGCGAAAGGCTTTCCCACACTTGGTAAGTTATACAAGATTTGTGGAGTTAATGCCATGGACATTGATGTTGTTATGTTGCTTCCTGCATACACGCAAAGGGGAAGTGACAGGTATATCGTTCATTGACTCAACCCCAATCGATGTCTGTGTAAACTGTCGCGCCCATGCCCACAAAGTATTCAAAGGAATGGTCAATTGGGGTAAAAACTCCGTTGGTTGGCACTTTGGTTTCAAACTCCATGTGATTGTCAATGACAAGGGAGAATTGCTAGCTTTTAAACTTACTCCCGCCAATGTCGATGATCGTGAACCTGTACCTGACATGACTCAGGATCTATTTGGAAAGCTATTTGGCGACCGTGGTTATATCTCCCAAAAACTATTTGAGCAGTTGTATCAGCAAGGGTTAGAACTGATTACCAAGCGTAAGAAAAAAATGAAAAACTGTCTAGTCAAGCTAATCGATAAGATTTTGCTCCGCAAACGAGCAATTATTGAGGCGGTCAATGACCAACTGAAAAACATTTCTCAGATTGAGCATTCAAGACATCGCAGCTTTTTCAATTTCCTAGTTAACCTTTTGGCTGGGTTAGTTGCTTATTCCTATCGCGAGACTAAACCTGCTTTGGATCTTCAAGTCAAAGGCTTGCCTGCTCTACCTCCTGCTTGCTTTTAG
- a CDS encoding MlaE family lipid ABC transporter permease subunit → MGNFGGWLIKVGQSCLLVGQIITHILIYRRFHWRNTIEQMSIVGTESLLITLITASFVGAVFTIQVAREFIHFGAQQAIGGILAIALSRELIPVLTAVIIAGRVGSAFAAEIGTMQVTEQIDALYMLRTNPIDYLATPRAIACILMLPILTIMGFLTGMAGGLFLSDAMYGISSTMFLNSVQDLLKPWDLIAALLKSSFFGLLIAVIGTTWGLTTTGGAKGVGESTTTAVVTALLAIFISNFFLSWAFFQGIGSSLTAS, encoded by the coding sequence ATGGGCAATTTTGGTGGTTGGCTAATTAAAGTGGGACAAAGTTGTCTACTCGTCGGACAAATCATCACCCATATCTTGATCTATCGACGTTTCCATTGGCGCAATACAATCGAGCAGATGTCTATAGTTGGCACAGAATCTCTGTTGATTACCTTGATTACGGCTTCGTTTGTCGGTGCGGTGTTTACAATTCAAGTTGCCCGCGAATTTATTCACTTTGGCGCTCAACAGGCGATCGGGGGGATTTTAGCGATCGCTTTGAGCCGTGAGTTAATTCCTGTGTTGACGGCTGTGATTATTGCAGGACGGGTTGGCTCTGCCTTTGCTGCAGAAATCGGCACAATGCAGGTGACTGAGCAAATTGATGCGCTTTATATGTTGCGGACAAATCCGATTGATTATTTGGCAACCCCTCGCGCGATCGCCTGTATTTTGATGTTGCCAATCCTCACGATTATGGGCTTTTTAACAGGGATGGCTGGCGGTTTATTTCTCTCAGATGCGATGTATGGTATTTCTTCGACCATGTTTCTCAATTCTGTGCAGGATTTACTCAAGCCTTGGGATTTGATCGCTGCCTTACTCAAATCGAGCTTTTTCGGCTTGTTGATAGCTGTAATCGGGACAACATGGGGTTTAACCACTACAGGTGGTGCAAAAGGTGTGGGTGAGTCTACAACTACCGCAGTTGTTACCGCTTTACTAGCTATTTTTATTAGCAACTTCTTTCTATCATGGGCTTTCTTCCAAGGTATCGGCTCCTCACTAACCGCATCATAG
- a CDS encoding TatD family hydrolase, whose protein sequence is MQLVDTHVHINFKDFQDDLNAVRDRWLDHCVTKLVHSCVSPDEFPQLQAIADQFPEVSLAVGLHPLDKNLNTTGWNPEIGDRIKSLASSEPRVVAIGETGLDFFKSDNQAAQIEAFKSQLRTARALNLPVIIHSREAAVATRQVLQEINVELPQEPIRGVMHCWAGNPEETQWFVDLGMYISFSGVVTFKNAHDLHESAKIVPNDRLLVETDCPFLAPVPMRGKRNEPAYVLHVAEHVAKLRNVDLETLAAQTTDNALKLFAIA, encoded by the coding sequence ATGCAGCTTGTCGATACACATGTCCACATTAACTTCAAAGATTTTCAGGATGATCTCAATGCAGTGCGCGATCGCTGGTTAGATCACTGTGTCACCAAACTCGTACATTCCTGCGTTAGCCCTGATGAATTTCCTCAACTGCAAGCGATCGCTGATCAATTTCCTGAGGTTAGCTTAGCGGTTGGACTACATCCTCTTGATAAAAATCTCAACACAACTGGCTGGAATCCTGAAATTGGCGATCGCATTAAGTCTTTGGCTAGTAGTGAACCGAGGGTAGTAGCGATCGGGGAGACTGGCTTAGATTTTTTTAAATCTGATAACCAAGCTGCTCAAATCGAAGCGTTTAAATCACAACTACGCACAGCACGAGCACTAAATTTGCCCGTAATAATTCATTCGCGTGAAGCCGCAGTCGCCACCCGTCAAGTATTGCAAGAAATAAATGTCGAATTACCACAAGAACCTATTCGTGGGGTGATGCATTGCTGGGCAGGTAATCCAGAGGAAACTCAATGGTTTGTGGATCTGGGAATGTATATCAGCTTTAGTGGTGTAGTCACATTCAAAAATGCCCATGATTTGCATGAGTCAGCAAAAATTGTACCGAATGATCGCTTGTTAGTAGAGACCGATTGCCCATTTCTCGCACCAGTTCCAATGCGTGGCAAGCGCAATGAACCTGCCTATGTGTTGCACGTTGCTGAACATGTCGCTAAGTTACGAAATGTAGATTTAGAGACTCTTGCAGCTCAAACTACTGATAACGCTTTGAAGCTGTTTGCCATAGCTTAA